One part of the Treponema peruense genome encodes these proteins:
- the rpsD gene encoding 30S ribosomal protein S4 encodes MARYTGPVCRLCRTEQTKLCLKGERCKSDKCPINKKRAAPGKDPKGRTGKRSEYGLQLREKQKIKRMYGVQEKQFHLTFEHALRMPGVTGENLIRLLESRLDNIVYRMHIGSCRNQARQIVLHRHVMVNGRIVNIPSFQVKPGDVIEVKERSKKLAVIQDSLKEVSKSGTAPWITLDEDAVKGTFVQYPRREEVTDLADVKEQLVVELYSK; translated from the coding sequence ATGGCAAGATATACAGGTCCTGTTTGCAGACTCTGCAGAACGGAACAGACAAAATTGTGCCTTAAGGGTGAGCGCTGCAAGAGCGACAAGTGCCCGATTAACAAGAAGCGTGCAGCTCCTGGAAAAGATCCTAAGGGACGCACAGGAAAACGCAGTGAGTACGGTCTTCAGCTTCGTGAAAAGCAGAAGATTAAGAGAATGTACGGTGTTCAGGAAAAGCAGTTCCACCTTACTTTCGAGCATGCTCTTCGTATGCCTGGAGTAACCGGTGAAAACCTTATCCGTCTTCTCGAAAGCCGTCTTGACAATATCGTTTACAGAATGCACATCGGTTCATGCCGCAACCAGGCACGTCAGATAGTTCTGCACCGCCATGTTATGGTAAACGGTCGCATTGTAAACATTCCAAGTTTCCAGGTTAAACCGGGAGATGTTATTGAGGTTAAAGAAAGAAGCAAGAAACTTGCAGTTATTCAGGACAGCCTCAAGGAAGTTTCAAAGTCAGGAACGGCTCCTTGGATTACTCTTGACGAAGATGCCGTAAAGGGAACTTTCGTTCAGTATCCTCGCCGCGAAGAGGTCACGGACCTTGCTGATGTGAAAGAGCAGCTCGTGGTTGAGCTCTATTCTAAATAA
- the secY gene encoding preprotein translocase subunit SecY, translated as MANNPIVNMFKVKELRNRIFFTLLILAVFRLGSVLTIPGINATLLLQYFNSFASGAESAFASYMDFFAGGAFERFSVFMLGVMPYISTQIILQLALVIFPSLKRIAQEEGGQQRVQAWTRIGTIFVCLLQSVALTVYADSINQAVPGAIIFDNKVYFNVLAILTVTTGSMITVWMGDQITAHGIGNGISMLIFAGIVARLPSAVYELGKSVSNGDINIVLVIVAFVLFLVIIGLVVFEQSGQRKIAVHYAKRVVGRKMYGGQSSYIPFKINPSGVIPIIFASAFLTFPLQIANSLSSKATWLMKVSAVLNPLGFWYNFIEVLLIIFFAYFYTQVTLNPTEIAKNIRENGGSIPGIRTDHTEEYLQKVLNRLILPGSLYLAVIALLPTVIQIIFKFPPSISMLMGGTSLLILVGVDIDTMAQVEALLKMHHHDGLTKKGLKSRNL; from the coding sequence ATGGCAAACAATCCTATTGTAAATATGTTCAAAGTAAAGGAACTGCGTAACCGTATTTTCTTTACATTGCTCATTCTAGCTGTTTTCCGTCTGGGAAGTGTTCTTACTATACCAGGCATAAATGCCACATTGCTTTTGCAGTACTTTAACAGTTTTGCAAGCGGTGCGGAAAGTGCGTTTGCCAGTTACATGGACTTTTTTGCGGGCGGTGCGTTTGAAAGATTCTCTGTGTTTATGTTGGGTGTAATGCCTTATATTTCAACACAGATTATTCTGCAGCTCGCCCTCGTTATTTTCCCGTCACTCAAAAGAATTGCTCAGGAAGAGGGCGGTCAGCAGAGAGTTCAGGCTTGGACAAGAATAGGTACAATTTTTGTATGTCTTCTTCAGTCTGTAGCTTTGACTGTGTATGCTGACTCCATCAACCAGGCAGTTCCTGGCGCGATTATATTTGATAACAAAGTCTATTTTAATGTGCTTGCTATTCTTACAGTTACCACAGGTTCTATGATTACTGTATGGATGGGCGATCAGATTACTGCGCATGGTATCGGAAACGGCATTTCTATGCTTATTTTCGCCGGTATTGTCGCTCGACTTCCGAGTGCCGTATACGAATTGGGCAAGAGCGTAAGTAACGGAGATATAAATATTGTCTTAGTTATTGTAGCATTTGTTCTTTTCCTGGTTATTATTGGTCTTGTTGTTTTTGAACAGTCAGGACAGCGCAAGATTGCAGTTCACTATGCAAAGCGTGTAGTCGGACGCAAGATGTATGGTGGTCAGAGTTCGTATATTCCGTTTAAGATTAATCCGTCGGGCGTTATTCCTATCATCTTTGCTTCTGCTTTCTTAACGTTCCCGCTTCAGATTGCCAACAGTCTTTCATCAAAGGCAACTTGGCTTATGAAGGTTTCTGCGGTTTTGAATCCACTCGGATTTTGGTATAATTTCATTGAAGTATTGTTGATAATATTTTTTGCTTACTTCTACACTCAGGTAACACTGAACCCCACTGAAATCGCAAAGAATATCCGTGAAAACGGCGGTTCCATTCCCGGAATCCGTACCGACCATACTGAGGAATATCTTCAGAAGGTTTTGAACCGTCTGATTCTTCCTGGTTCATTGTATCTTGCAGTCATCGCGCTGCTTCCTACTGTGATTCAGATCATCTTTAAGTTTCCGCCGTCAATTTCTATGTTGATGGGAGGTACTTCACTGTTGATTCTGGTAGGTGTTGACATTGATACCATGGCACAGGTAGAGGCTCTTCTTAAGATGCATCACCATGATGGTTTGACTAAGAAGGGGTTAAAGTCACGTAATCTCTAA
- a CDS encoding ABC transporter ATP-binding protein codes for MAEKDKELLLQAKDISIVFGGLRAVSDFSLDLYKGELIGLIGPNGAGKTTVFNMLSGIYKPTEGTVTFVDRNGKLDVINGRSPAQLNRLGIARTFQNIRLFGSLSVADNIKIALHQNRKANPVDVLVRTGKFRKDEKLMQEKTEHLLSLFHMENKISEYAKNLPYGEQRKLEICRALASAPELLLLDEPAAGMNGQETEELMEMISFIRKEFKLTVLLIEHDMKLVMGICERLMVLNYGKIIASGLPAEIQSNSAVIKAYLGSEYEAIAGGAQ; via the coding sequence ATGGCAGAAAAAGACAAGGAACTTTTGCTCCAGGCCAAGGATATTTCGATTGTTTTTGGCGGATTGAGAGCTGTAAGTGATTTTTCGCTTGATTTGTATAAAGGCGAACTTATTGGTCTTATTGGTCCGAACGGTGCGGGAAAGACAACTGTTTTTAATATGCTTTCAGGAATTTACAAGCCGACTGAAGGTACTGTCACTTTTGTTGACAGAAACGGAAAACTTGATGTAATTAACGGAAGGTCTCCGGCCCAGCTTAACAGACTTGGAATTGCCAGAACTTTTCAGAATATTCGTCTGTTTGGTTCGCTGTCGGTTGCTGACAATATTAAGATTGCACTTCATCAGAACCGCAAGGCCAACCCGGTTGATGTTCTTGTAAGAACGGGAAAATTCAGAAAAGACGAAAAACTTATGCAGGAAAAGACAGAACATCTGCTTTCTTTGTTCCATATGGAAAATAAAATTTCTGAATATGCAAAAAACCTTCCTTACGGAGAACAGCGTAAACTGGAAATATGTCGTGCACTCGCGAGCGCTCCGGAACTTTTGCTTTTGGATGAGCCTGCCGCCGGAATGAACGGTCAGGAAACAGAAGAACTTATGGAAATGATTTCATTTATCAGAAAGGAATTTAAACTTACCGTTCTTCTTATTGAACATGACATGAAGCTTGTTATGGGAATCTGCGAGCGGCTTATGGTATTGAATTACGGTAAAATTATTGCAAGCGGACTTCCGGCTGAGATTCAGAGTAATTCGGCGGTAATTAAAGCTTATCTGGGTTCTGAATACGAAGCAATTGCTGGAGGTGCACAATGA
- the rpsK gene encoding 30S ribosomal protein S11, producing the protein MATVKKRKEKKSVYEGNVYIQATFNNTIVTITDLRGNAISWASSGGLGFRGAKKSTPFAAQSVAETAVQRAASYGLREVHVFVKGPGIGRENAIRVLGTLGLKVKSISDVTPIPHNGCRPRKTRRM; encoded by the coding sequence ATGGCAACCGTAAAGAAGAGAAAGGAAAAGAAAAGTGTATATGAAGGAAATGTCTATATCCAGGCAACCTTCAACAATACAATTGTAACTATCACGGATCTTAGAGGAAACGCAATTAGTTGGGCTTCTTCTGGTGGTCTGGGATTCCGCGGAGCTAAGAAATCTACTCCGTTTGCAGCACAGTCAGTTGCTGAAACTGCTGTTCAGCGTGCGGCAAGTTATGGATTACGCGAGGTTCATGTCTTTGTAAAGGGACCCGGAATCGGACGTGAGAATGCTATTCGTGTTTTGGGAACATTGGGACTTAAGGTAAAGTCAATTTCTGACGTAACACCTATTCCTCACAATGGATGTCGCCCACGCAAAACACGCCGCATGTAA
- the rpsE gene encoding 30S ribosomal protein S5 produces MEHQKNFDRKPADEFVEKLVKLNRTAKTVKGGRRMSFSALTVVGDKKGRIGFGFGKANDVTEAIRKSLDKAKSNLMVLPMKNGTIPHEMVGKFKSSSVLLKPACPGTGIIAGGAVRAVMDAAGVTDVISKSLGSSTSVNVVRATFDAVTNLMDARAVAQNRGKTLKDMWG; encoded by the coding sequence ATGGAACACCAGAAGAATTTTGATAGAAAGCCTGCTGATGAATTCGTAGAGAAACTTGTAAAGTTGAACCGTACTGCTAAAACTGTAAAAGGTGGACGCAGAATGTCTTTCTCTGCTCTGACAGTTGTTGGAGACAAAAAAGGACGCATCGGATTCGGATTCGGAAAGGCAAATGATGTTACCGAAGCTATAAGGAAGAGCCTTGATAAGGCTAAGTCAAACCTTATGGTACTTCCCATGAAGAATGGTACTATTCCTCATGAGATGGTAGGAAAGTTTAAGAGCTCTTCAGTATTGCTCAAGCCTGCTTGTCCTGGTACAGGAATCATTGCAGGTGGTGCAGTTCGTGCGGTTATGGATGCGGCCGGAGTAACTGATGTTATTTCCAAGTCTTTGGGTTCAAGTACATCTGTAAATGTTGTTCGCGCAACATTTGATGCTGTAACAAACCTTATGGACGCTCGTGCTGTCGCTCAGAATCGCGGTAAGACACTCAAGGATATGTGGGGCTGA
- the rpmD gene encoding 50S ribosomal protein L30 — protein MAKKIRVTLVRSVIGQKPEKKATVRSLGLKKIGSTVEHEATEAILGMVAAVSHLVKVEEID, from the coding sequence ATGGCAAAGAAGATTCGTGTTACACTCGTTAGAAGTGTTATTGGACAGAAGCCCGAAAAAAAGGCAACTGTTCGCAGTCTTGGTCTTAAAAAGATTGGTTCCACTGTTGAGCATGAAGCAACCGAGGCTATTCTTGGTATGGTAGCAGCTGTCTCACACTTGGTAAAAGTAGAGGAGATTGACTAA
- a CDS encoding ABC transporter ATP-binding protein → MLEVRDLCVSYGAIKALKGISFDVDKGEVISLIGSNGAGKTTTLHSVSNLIHKVSGTIKFEGEDITNLSPDKIVRRGLIQVPEGRRVFANMSVRENLEMGAYTRNDKDGIRSDMEWCFELFPRLKERINQLSGTLSGGEQQMLAMARALMSRPVLLLMDEPSMGLAPILVDEIFNIIKKISSSGTTILLVEQNAYKALSIANRAYILETGLFTKNGPASELINDNAVKSAYLGG, encoded by the coding sequence ATGCTTGAAGTTAGGGATCTTTGTGTTTCTTACGGAGCAATTAAGGCACTTAAGGGAATCTCTTTTGATGTAGATAAGGGTGAAGTTATAAGTCTGATTGGTTCAAACGGTGCCGGTAAGACTACGACACTTCATTCTGTAAGCAATCTTATTCACAAGGTTAGCGGAACAATTAAATTTGAAGGCGAGGACATTACCAATCTTTCTCCTGACAAAATTGTACGTCGCGGACTTATTCAGGTTCCGGAAGGAAGACGTGTTTTTGCCAATATGAGTGTCCGTGAAAACCTGGAAATGGGCGCTTATACACGAAATGACAAGGACGGAATCCGTTCGGATATGGAATGGTGTTTTGAACTGTTCCCGCGTCTTAAGGAAAGAATCAACCAGCTTTCTGGAACTCTAAGCGGCGGTGAGCAGCAGATGCTTGCAATGGCACGTGCTCTTATGTCGCGTCCGGTTCTTTTGCTTATGGATGAGCCAAGTATGGGGCTTGCTCCGATTCTTGTTGACGAAATATTCAATATAATTAAAAAAATCAGCTCTTCGGGAACAACTATTCTGCTTGTTGAACAGAATGCATATAAAGCCTTGTCAATTGCGAACAGGGCTTATATACTTGAAACAGGGCTGTTCACAAAGAATGGTCCTGCCAGCGAATTGATTAATGATAATGCCGTAAAGTCTGCTTATCTTGGAGGTTGA
- a CDS encoding branched-chain amino acid ABC transporter permease yields MDTFLKQLVNGLSLGSIYALIALGYTMVYGIVKLINFAHGDVMMVGAYTGYFVLRAMGTTPVGMICAFIAAMIVCSLLSLLIERCAYRPLRNAPRLNSLITAIAVELILQNTMRVLPFVGPDPRQFPTMPTKIFTLSTANYPNGIVSVSNIQLIVIISSAILMVILNYIINYTKTGRSMRAVSYDMGAASLMGVSVNKTIAITFVIGSVLAGAGGVLYATAYPQIDPVMGYIPGLKAFVAAVLGGIGSVPGAMVGGVILGISETMTKAYISSQYADAISYCILIVILLVKPAGLLGKKQVVKV; encoded by the coding sequence TTGGATACTTTTTTAAAACAACTCGTAAACGGTCTTTCTCTGGGTAGTATCTACGCATTGATTGCTCTCGGTTATACAATGGTTTACGGTATTGTAAAACTGATTAACTTTGCGCACGGTGACGTCATGATGGTCGGCGCCTATACCGGATATTTTGTTTTGCGCGCCATGGGAACTACTCCCGTAGGAATGATATGCGCTTTTATTGCAGCAATGATTGTGTGTTCTTTGTTGAGTCTTCTTATTGAACGCTGTGCATACCGTCCGCTCAGAAACGCGCCCAGACTTAACTCTCTTATTACTGCAATTGCGGTGGAACTTATTCTTCAGAATACAATGCGCGTTCTGCCGTTTGTAGGACCTGATCCGCGCCAGTTTCCGACGATGCCTACAAAGATTTTTACTCTTTCAACAGCAAATTACCCTAACGGAATAGTTTCGGTTTCCAATATTCAGCTTATAGTTATTATTTCTTCTGCCATTCTGATGGTTATTCTGAATTACATAATCAACTATACAAAGACGGGACGTTCTATGCGTGCTGTAAGTTACGATATGGGAGCCGCAAGTCTTATGGGTGTAAGTGTCAATAAGACAATTGCAATTACATTTGTTATTGGTTCTGTTCTTGCAGGTGCCGGCGGTGTTCTTTATGCGACTGCCTACCCGCAGATTGATCCTGTTATGGGATATATTCCAGGACTTAAGGCTTTCGTTGCAGCAGTTCTTGGCGGAATTGGTTCTGTTCCGGGTGCAATGGTTGGTGGCGTTATTCTTGGAATTTCCGAGACTATGACAAAGGCTTATATTTCTTCCCAATATGCGGATGCTATTTCATATTGTATTCTCATTGTGATTCTTCTTGTAAAGCCGGCTGGACTGCTTGGCAAAAAACAGGTTGTCAAGGTTTGA
- the rplQ gene encoding 50S ribosomal protein L17, translated as MNHKNGFNPLSRTTAHRRAMSRNMVTSLFRYERITTTKSKALEVRKAAEKLITRAKTDSVHNRRIAAKFIADERILNKLFTELGPRMKDRNGGYTRVLKMGFRQGDAADVVILELVDYKLPEPEEKDAKAEKKAAKKASAEKAVAAKE; from the coding sequence ATGAATCATAAGAATGGATTTAATCCGCTTTCACGTACAACAGCCCATCGCCGTGCAATGTCACGCAACATGGTAACTTCGCTCTTTAGATATGAGCGCATTACCACGACAAAGTCAAAGGCTCTTGAAGTACGCAAGGCAGCCGAAAAACTTATAACTCGCGCAAAGACTGACAGCGTTCACAACAGAAGAATTGCTGCAAAGTTTATTGCTGATGAAAGAATCTTGAACAAATTGTTCACAGAACTTGGACCTCGCATGAAGGATCGCAATGGTGGATATACCCGTGTTCTTAAGATGGGTTTCCGTCAGGGTGACGCTGCGGATGTAGTAATTCTGGAACTGGTAGATTACAAGTTGCCGGAACCTGAAGAAAAAGATGCCAAGGCAGAAAAAAAAGCTGCCAAGAAAGCTTCAGCTGAAAAGGCTGTAGCTGCAAAGGAGTAA
- the rpsM gene encoding 30S ribosomal protein S13, with product MARIAGVDLPNKHVNIALTYIYGIGRSAASKICEITKIDPHVLINDLSEDDLSKLRKAIDDNYKTEGRLRSEIGLNIKRLMDIGSYRGLRHRKGLPVRGQRTRTNSRTRKGKKKTVANKKKA from the coding sequence ATGGCTCGAATTGCGGGAGTTGACCTCCCTAATAAGCATGTCAATATTGCATTGACATATATTTACGGTATTGGCCGTTCTGCAGCCAGCAAGATCTGCGAAATTACTAAGATTGATCCTCATGTTCTTATTAATGATCTTTCTGAGGATGATCTTTCTAAACTCCGCAAGGCAATTGATGACAATTACAAGACTGAAGGACGCCTTCGCTCTGAAATTGGTTTGAATATCAAACGTCTTATGGATATTGGTAGCTATCGTGGATTGCGTCATCGCAAGGGATTGCCTGTTCGCGGTCAGCGCACTCGCACTAATTCTCGTACACGCAAGGGTAAGAAGAAGACTGTTGCGAACAAGAAGAAGGCTTAA
- the rpmJ gene encoding 50S ribosomal protein L36: MKVRTSVKPICDKCKVIKRNGIIRIICSNPKHKQRQG; this comes from the coding sequence ATGAAAGTACGAACCAGTGTAAAGCCCATTTGCGACAAGTGTAAGGTTATTAAGAGAAACGGAATCATCCGCATTATCTGTTCTAACCCCAAACATAAGCAGAGACAGGGTTGA
- a CDS encoding ABC transporter substrate-binding protein, with the protein MKKGIKNVLLGTAVVSAMMMAASCSGKKNDTIKIGGIAPLSGGVAVYGVECKNGIDLAVEEINAAGGINGQKIEFICEDDEGDSAKSVNAYKKLVTKDRVKVIIGSLTSGCTMAITNLAQAQKVVQIAPAATAVAITDAGNYVFRACYTDPFQGKIGGKFAYENLGTKKAAILYDIGNDYSVGLTDNFTAEYTSMGGSIVSKESYSTGDKDFNAQLTKIKAANPEVIYLPDYYGTVALIAKQLRAQGINVPIVGADGWDGLTDNAGDEVLNGYYSNHYSEDSSSAAVQTFVKAFKAKYNKAPNSFAVLGYDCVYMLRDAIKASGSTDDSAKIRDALEATNGDYVTGHIVFDANRNPIKSAVMIKLVKADDGKLATAYEATVDISK; encoded by the coding sequence ATGAAAAAAGGTATTAAAAATGTTCTTTTAGGAACTGCAGTTGTTTCTGCAATGATGATGGCAGCATCATGTTCCGGAAAAAAGAATGATACAATCAAGATTGGTGGTATTGCTCCTCTTTCCGGTGGGGTAGCTGTTTACGGTGTTGAGTGCAAAAATGGTATTGATCTGGCTGTAGAAGAAATCAATGCTGCCGGCGGAATTAACGGACAGAAAATTGAATTTATTTGCGAAGATGATGAAGGTGATTCTGCCAAGTCTGTAAACGCATACAAGAAACTTGTTACAAAGGATCGCGTTAAGGTAATTATCGGTTCTCTTACTTCTGGCTGTACAATGGCTATTACAAATTTGGCTCAGGCACAGAAAGTTGTTCAGATTGCACCTGCTGCTACTGCCGTTGCTATTACTGATGCCGGTAACTATGTTTTCCGCGCCTGCTATACAGATCCTTTCCAGGGAAAAATTGGTGGAAAATTTGCATACGAAAACCTCGGTACAAAAAAAGCCGCCATTCTTTACGATATTGGAAATGATTATTCAGTAGGTCTTACTGATAATTTTACTGCAGAATATACTTCTATGGGTGGTTCGATTGTTTCAAAAGAATCTTACAGCACTGGAGACAAAGATTTTAATGCCCAGCTTACAAAGATTAAGGCTGCAAATCCTGAAGTAATTTATCTTCCTGATTATTACGGAACAGTTGCTCTTATTGCAAAACAGCTTCGTGCACAGGGAATCAATGTTCCTATCGTTGGAGCTGACGGTTGGGACGGACTTACTGACAATGCCGGTGATGAAGTTCTTAACGGATATTATTCAAACCACTATTCTGAAGACAGCAGCAGTGCAGCGGTTCAGACTTTTGTAAAGGCATTCAAGGCTAAGTACAACAAGGCTCCCAACTCATTCGCAGTTTTGGGATATGACTGTGTTTATATGCTCCGCGATGCAATAAAGGCTTCAGGTTCAACTGATGATTCTGCAAAGATTCGCGATGCACTTGAGGCAACAAACGGCGATTACGTAACAGGACACATTGTTTTTGATGCAAACCGCAACCCGATTAAGTCTGCTGTTATGATTAAGCTTGTTAAGGCTGATGACGGAAAACTCGCTACAGCTTACGAAGCTACAGTTGATATTTCCAAATAA
- a CDS encoding DNA-directed RNA polymerase subunit alpha, translating into MARKNLLKGFKKPKGITFEHLETNPNYGKFTAYPFEPGFGTTVGNTLRRVLLSSIQGYAISSVRITSYDADGVPHVISSEFETIPNISEDTLEVLNSLKQIRLRLPRDIEQDTILYEFKGPGTISSDDFEKPGQLEVMTKGLEVFTMMDGASLEIEIQVDLGRGYVPAEVNEHYIEVVGTIPMDCIFTPVPKVKYSIEPCRVGQRNDYDKLILEIWTDGSIKPEDALAEAAKIAKDYFAIFVNFNESEYSGGDELDEGDEMVRQLLNTSVEELELSVRSSNCLKNANIHTIGELTKKTEEDITKTRNFGKKSLEEIKAKLEEHGLTLGMTDYSHLKDVNLRKHKDENE; encoded by the coding sequence ATGGCTCGCAAAAATCTGCTTAAAGGTTTTAAAAAACCGAAGGGCATTACATTTGAGCATCTCGAAACAAATCCCAATTACGGAAAGTTTACTGCTTATCCATTTGAACCGGGATTCGGTACGACTGTGGGCAACACGCTCCGCCGCGTACTTTTATCTTCAATTCAGGGATATGCAATTTCTTCTGTCAGGATTACTTCGTATGATGCAGACGGTGTTCCTCATGTTATTTCCAGTGAATTTGAGACAATCCCGAATATCTCAGAAGACACATTGGAAGTCTTGAATAGCTTAAAACAGATTCGTTTGCGCCTGCCGCGGGATATCGAACAGGATACTATCCTTTATGAATTTAAGGGACCAGGCACTATTTCCAGTGACGATTTTGAGAAACCGGGTCAGCTTGAAGTGATGACAAAGGGACTCGAAGTCTTTACCATGATGGATGGTGCCTCTCTTGAGATTGAGATTCAGGTTGACTTGGGCAGAGGCTATGTTCCTGCCGAAGTGAATGAGCATTACATCGAAGTTGTTGGAACAATTCCGATGGATTGCATTTTTACGCCTGTACCAAAGGTTAAATATTCTATTGAACCATGCCGCGTAGGTCAGCGTAACGACTATGATAAACTTATTCTTGAGATTTGGACCGACGGCTCTATAAAACCGGAAGATGCACTTGCTGAAGCAGCAAAGATTGCTAAAGATTATTTTGCAATTTTCGTTAACTTTAACGAGAGTGAATATTCCGGAGGAGACGAGCTTGATGAAGGTGATGAAATGGTACGCCAGCTTCTTAACACTTCGGTTGAAGAGTTGGAGCTTTCTGTACGCAGTTCAAACTGTCTCAAGAATGCGAACATTCACACAATCGGTGAATTGACAAAAAAGACTGAAGAGGACATAACAAAGACCCGTAACTTCGGAAAGAAGAGTCTTGAGGAAATTAAGGCAAAACTTGAAGAACATGGTCTTACCCTTGGAATGACCGATTACAGCCACCTTAAAGATGTTAACTTACGTAAACATAAGGACGAGAACGAATGA
- the rplO gene encoding 50S ribosomal protein L15, with protein MADFILTAPQGANKKKRIVGRGSSSGRGTTAGRGNKGQQSRSGGKTYVGFEGGQMPLYRRIARRGFSNYPFKKEYVCFNVVELEEKFADGETVNRESLRAKGLVGKVIDGVKILGNGDLKKKLNVEVEKVSASAKAKIEAAGGTVKVLVPAAETKTSEEAK; from the coding sequence ATGGCAGATTTTATTCTTACAGCTCCTCAGGGTGCTAATAAAAAGAAGCGTATTGTTGGTCGTGGATCTTCTTCTGGCCGCGGAACAACTGCAGGAAGAGGAAACAAGGGACAGCAGTCACGCTCTGGCGGAAAGACATATGTTGGATTTGAAGGCGGTCAGATGCCTCTTTATCGTCGCATCGCACGCCGTGGCTTCTCTAACTATCCTTTCAAAAAGGAATATGTTTGCTTCAATGTAGTTGAACTTGAAGAGAAGTTTGCTGACGGAGAAACCGTTAACCGCGAGTCACTTAGAGCTAAGGGTCTCGTTGGAAAAGTTATCGATGGAGTTAAAATTCTTGGTAACGGAGACCTTAAGAAAAAGCTTAATGTAGAAGTAGAAAAAGTTTCTGCTTCTGCCAAGGCAAAAATTGAGGCTGCCGGTGGAACCGTAAAAGTTTTGGTTCCGGCTGCTGAGACAAAGACTTCCGAAGAAGCAAAATAA
- a CDS encoding branched-chain amino acid ABC transporter permease translates to MKDNFRRNTIILLVISLAVVLIPAALMEFPLGAPAVDAYTAQIIILGGINAIMAISVNVICGITGQLSLGQAGFQALGAYSVILLTSECGIPLPVSIILGGLIAAFFGFLIGFPTLKLEGDYLAIVTLAFGEIIRVVLVNLKGITGGPNGKQFSTVFTTSLDHGAAISYLSVIGSLVLIIVLLQNFLRSTYGRAILAVREDPVAANSNGIGVFRYKMIGFVIASFIAGIGGALYAPFIGFVKPDLASFNNSINDLIFVVLGGMGSITGGILAAFVLTILQEVLRFLRDYRLLIYPVILILVMLFRPQGLLGVKELSFVKFYDGIPGFFRKVMAKIRKGAK, encoded by the coding sequence ATGAAAGATAATTTTAGACGGAATACAATAATTCTTCTTGTGATTTCTCTGGCGGTTGTTCTTATTCCGGCCGCATTGATGGAGTTCCCGCTTGGTGCTCCGGCAGTTGATGCCTATACGGCGCAGATAATTATTCTTGGCGGAATAAACGCAATTATGGCAATAAGCGTAAATGTTATCTGCGGAATTACCGGACAGCTTTCACTTGGTCAGGCCGGATTTCAGGCTTTGGGAGCTTATTCTGTAATTCTTCTGACGAGCGAATGCGGTATTCCCCTTCCTGTAAGTATTATTCTTGGCGGGCTGATTGCTGCATTTTTTGGTTTCCTGATTGGATTTCCTACGCTTAAACTCGAGGGCGATTACCTTGCAATTGTTACGCTTGCCTTTGGTGAAATTATACGCGTTGTGCTTGTTAACCTAAAGGGAATTACCGGCGGACCGAACGGAAAGCAGTTCAGCACGGTGTTTACTACTTCGTTGGACCACGGTGCAGCTATTTCTTACCTTTCAGTAATTGGTTCTCTTGTTTTGATAATTGTTCTGCTTCAGAATTTTTTGCGTTCAACATACGGAAGAGCTATTCTTGCGGTTCGTGAAGATCCTGTTGCGGCAAACAGTAACGGAATAGGTGTGTTCCGCTACAAGATGATTGGTTTTGTAATTGCTTCTTTTATTGCCGGAATTGGCGGTGCGCTTTATGCTCCGTTCATTGGCTTTGTTAAACCAGATCTTGCTTCGTTCAACAATTCAATCAATGATTTGATTTTTGTTGTTCTTGGCGGAATGGGAAGTATTACTGGCGGTATTCTTGCGGCATTTGTTCTTACGATTCTTCAGGAAGTGCTCAGATTCCTGCGTGATTACAGACTTTTGATTTATCCTGTAATTCTTATTCTGGTCATGCTGTTCAGACCGCAGGGACTTCTTGGCGTAAAAGAATTGAGTTTCGTTAAGTTTTATGACGGAATTCCAGGATTTTTCCGCAAAGTTATGGCAAAAATCAGAAAGGGGGCAAAATAA